One part of the Odontesthes bonariensis isolate fOdoBon6 chromosome 15, fOdoBon6.hap1, whole genome shotgun sequence genome encodes these proteins:
- the hdlbpa gene encoding high density lipoprotein binding protein a isoform X1: MSSVAVLTQESFNEHRSGLMPEQSGGGGGGSSGGVVAAVAGPSAGEEEDALPTYKEAFPPLPEKAATSEGTQEPANAWTSKIRPLKSSIITQVFHVPLEERKYNNINQFGEGDQAKVCVDIMHKTGAHLELSLAKDQGLSIMVSGKLDAVMKARKEIVSRLQTQASATVAIPKEHHRFVIGKNGEKLQELELKTATKIQIPRPDDPSNQIKISGTKEGLEKAKHEILLISAEQDKRAVERVNIDKVYHPFITGAYNKLVGEMMQETGARINVPPPSVNKTEIVITGEKEQVALAVTMIKKISEEKKKNSTSIAVEVKKSQHKYVIGPKGNTLQEILDRTGVSVEIPPSDSSSETVILRGEPDRLGQALTEVYAKANSYTVSSVSAPSWLHRFIIGKKGQNLAKITQQMPKVHIEFTEGEDKITLEGPTKDVQMVQSQIETIVTDLVNRMDYAEISVDPKFHRHLIGKGGVNINRIKELHKVTVRIPPDNEKSNLIRIEGDPQGVQEAKKELLELASRMENERTKDLIIEQRFHRAIIGQKGEKIKEVRDKFPEVIINFPDPAQKSDIVQLRGPRTEVEKCSKFMQKIVAEMVENSHSVSVPIFKQFHRNIIGKGGSNIKKIREETNTKIDLPAENSNSEMIVITGKKANCEAARSRILAIQKDLANITELDVSIPSKLHNSLIGSKGRLVRSIMEECGGVHIHFPSEGSGIDKVTIRGPVEEVEKAKQQLLALAEEKQIKSHTAELHAKPEYHKFLIGKGGGNIRKVRDSTGARIIFPTADDKDQELITVVGTEEAVREAQKELEELIKSLDNIVEDTMIIDPKHHRSFVSRRGQVLRDLADEYGGVMVSFPRTGSQSEKVTLKGAKECVEAAKKRMLEIIEDLEAQVTMECVITQKFHRSIMGPKGSRIQQITRDHNVQIKFPEREDPQAAAPAEAPVQENGEANGEVKEPVDPNAPKKCDVIVISGRKERCEAAIEALKALVPVTVEVEVPFELHRYIIGQKGSGIRKMMDEFEVNIQVPAPEQQSNKIAITGLASHLDRAKEGLLDRVKELQAEQEDRALRNFKLTITVDPKYHPKIIGRKGAIITNIRTEHDVNIQLPEKSDENQDQITITGYEHKAIAARDAIQSIVDELEGMISEDMTLDSRVHARIIGARGKGIRKIMDEFKVDLRFPQSGAADPNLVTVIGRPELVDEAIDHLLNLEEEYMADVVENEAKMAYMRPSGGSAAAMDEQRGPSKGFVVREAPWTTGNEKAPDMSSSEDFPSFGAPVTTKASPWGPKRF, encoded by the exons ATGAGCTCAGTCGCTGTACTTACGCAGGAAAGCTTCAATGAGCACCGCAGTGGGCTCATGCCGGAGcagagtggtggtggtggtggtgggagtAGTGGGGGTGTTGTTG CTGCCGTAGCAGGACCCAGtgctggagaggaggaggacgcCCTTCCTACCTACAAGGAAGCCTTCCCCCCTCTGCCTGAGAAGGCGGCCACGTCTGAGGGGACCCAGGAACCTGCCAACGCCTGGACATCAAAGATTCGTCCTCTGAAGTCTTCTATTATCACTCAG GTTTTCCATGTGCCGCTGGAGGAGCGCAAGTACAATAACATCAACCAGTTTGGGGAAGGAGACCAAGCAAAGGTCTGTGTGGACATCATGCATAAGACCGGAGCCCACCTGGAACTCTCCTTAGCAAAAGATCAGGGTCTCTCCATCATGGTTTCCGGAAAGCTGGATGCCGTTATGAAGGCCCGTAAGGAGATTGTGTCACGACTGCAGACTCAA GCCTCAGCTACTGTCGCCATCCCTAAAGAGCACCATCGTTTTGTCATTGGCAAAAATGGGGAGAAGCTTCAGGAGCTCGAACTCAAAACTGCCACCAAAATCCAGATCCCACGACCCGACGACCCCAGCAACCAGATCAAGATCTCTGGTACTAAGGAGGGCCTGGAAAAGGCGAAGCATGAGATCCTGTTGATATCTGCTGAGCAG GACAAGCGTGCTGTGGAGAGGGTAAATATTGACAAGGTGTACCACCCCTTCATCACCGGTGCCTACAATAAGCTGGTAGGAGAGATGATGCAGGAGACTGGTGCCCGCATCAATGTCCCCCCTCCAAGTGTGAATAAGACTGAGATTGTCATCACTGGGGAAAAGGAGCAGGTGGCCCTTGCTGTGACTATGATCAAAAAGATTTCTGAAGAGAAG AAGAAGAATTCCACCAGCATTGCTGTAGAGGTGAAGAAGTCTCAGCACAAATATGTGATTGGCCCCAAGGGAAACACCCTGCAGGAGATCCTGGATAGAACTGGCGTCTCAGTCGAGATCCCACCCTCTGACAGCAGCTCAGAAACTGTCATCCTTCGTGGAGAGCCGGACCGCCTGGGTCAGGCTCTCACTGAAGTTTATGCCAAG GCAAATAGTTACACCGTTTCCTCGGTTTCGGCTCCTTCTTGGCTTCATCGTTTCATTATTGGCAAGAAGGGGCAGAACTTGGCAAAGATTACCCAACAAATGCCCAAG GTGCACATCGAGTTCACTGAGGGAGAGGATAAGATCACCCTGGAGGGTCCAACCAAAGATGTGCAAATGGTGCAGAGCCAAATTGAAACTATTGTTACAGATTTG GTAAACCGAATGGACTATGCAGAGATTAGCGTGGATCCCAAATTCCATCGTCATCTAATTGGAAAAGGAGGCGTTAATA TCAACCGCATCAAAGAGCTTCACAAGGTGACCGTCCGCATCCCCCCTGACAACGAGAAGAGCAACCTGATTCGTATTGAGGGGGATCCCCAAGGTGTGCAGGAGGCCAAGAAGGAGCTGCTTGAGCTTGCGTCACGCATG GAGAATGAGCGTACAAAGGACCTGATCATTGAACAGCGTTTTCACAGAGCCATCATCGGCCAAAAAGGAGAGAAGATAAAAGAAGTGCGCGACAAATTCCCAGAG gtcatcATCAACTTCCCCGACCCAGCACAGAAGAGTGACATCGTTCAACTTAGGGGCCCGAGAACTGAGGTTGAAAAATGCTCCAAGTTCATGCAGAAGATTGTGGCTGAGATG GTGGAGAACAGCCACTCTGTCTCTGTCCCAATCTTCAAGCAGTTTCATAGAAACATAATTGGAAAAGGAGGATCAAACATAAAGAAG ATTCGTGAGGAAACTAACACCAAAATTGACCTGCCTGCTGAGAACAGCAACTCTGAGATGATTGTCATCACTGGGAAGAAGGCAAACTGCGAGGCAGCACGGAGCCGTATTCTGGCCATTCAGAAAGACCTG GCGAATATCACAGAACTGGATGTGTCCATCCCCTCGAAGTTGCACAACTCCTTGATTGGGTCGAAGGGCCGTTTGGTCCGCTCCATCATGGAGGAGTGTGGCGGCGTGCACATCCACTTTCCCTCCGAGGGCTCAGGGATCGACAAGGTTACCATCAGAGGCCCTGTAGAGGAGGTGGAGAAAGCCAAGCAGCAACTACTTGCCCTGGCAGAGGAGAAG CAAATAAAGAGTCACACTGCGGAGCTCCATGCAAAGCCAGAATACCACAAGTTTCTCATCGGAAAAGGTGGCGGAAACATCCGTAAGGTTCGTGACAGCACCGGGGCCAGAATCATCTTCCCCACAGCCGACGACAAAGACCAGGAACTGATCACTGTGGTTGGCACAGAGGAAGCGGTGAGGGAGGCCCAGAAGGAGTTGGAGGAACTGATCAAGAGTTTG GATAACATTGTTGAGGACACTATGATCATTGACCCCAAGCACCATCGCTCCTTTGTGAGTCGCCGTGGTCAAGTCCTCAGGGACCTTGCTGATGAGTACGGCGGCGTCATGGTCAGCTTCCCCCGCACAGGTTCGCAGAGCGAAAAGGTCACCCTCAAAGGAGCCAAAGAATGTGTGGAGGCTGCCAAAAAGCGCATGCTGGAGATTATTGAAGACTTG gAAGCTCAAGTGACCATGGAGTGTGTGATTACTCAAAAGTTTCACCGTTCTATTATGGGTCCAAAAGGCTCACGAATTCAGCAGATCACCAGAGATCACAATGTGCAGATTAAATTCCCAGAACGTGAGGACCCACAAG cagcagctcctgcagaggCACCTGTTCAAGAAAATGGAGAAGCGAACGGTGAAGTGAAGGAACCAGTCGATCCAAATGCGCCCAAAAAGTGTGACGTGATTGTGATTTCTGGCCGCAAGGAGCGCTGCGAGGCTGCCATAGAAGCATTGAAG GCCTTGGTTCCTGTGACTGTTGAGGTGGAAGTGCCTTTTGAGCTTCATCGATACATCATTGGCCAGAAAGGAAGCGGAATTCGCAAGATGATGGATGAATTTGAG GTAAATATTCAAGTGCCTGCTCCTGAGCAGCAGTCTAATAAAATTGCAATCACCGGCTTGGCCAGTCACCTCGACCGCGCCAAAGAAGGCCTCTTGGATCGAGTCAAAGAGCTGCAGGCTGAGCAGGAGGACCGG GCACTCAGGAACTTCAAGCTGACCATCACTGTGGACCCTAAGTATCACCCCAAAATCATTGGACGCAAGGGTGCCATTATTACCAACATCCGCACCGAGCATGATGTTAACATCCAGCTCCCAGAGAAGAGCGACGAAAACCAG gATCAGATAACTATTACAGGGTATGAGCACAAAGCCATAGCTGCACGAGATGCCATCCAGTCTATTGTGGATGAGCTGGAAGGGATGATCTCTGAGGACATGACCCTGGACAGCAGGGTCCATGCCCGCATCATTGGAGCTCGTGGCAAGGGCATCCGCAAGATCATGGACGAGTTTAAG GTTGATCTCAGGTTCCCCCAGAGTGGAGCTGCAGACCCAAACCTAGTGACAGTCATAGGTCGCCCTGAGCTTGTGGATGAAGCCATTGACCATCTCCTTAACCTAGAAGAGGAATAT ATGGCTGATGTTGTGGAAAATGAGGCAAAGATGGCTTACATGCGGCCATCCGGTGGAAGCGCTGCTGCGATGGATGAACAACGTGGCCCATCCAAAGGTTTTGTTGTGAGGGAGGCTCCCTGGACAACAGGCAATGAGAAG GCCCCCGATATGAGCAGCTCTGAAGATTTCCCAAGCTTTGGAGCCCCGGTAACAACAAAGGCATCACCCTGGGGACCCAAGCGCTTCTAA
- the hdlbpa gene encoding high density lipoprotein binding protein a isoform X2, with translation MSSVAVLTQESFNEHRSGLMPEQSGGGGGGSSGGVVAAVAGPSAGEEEDALPTYKEAFPPLPEKAATSEGTQEPANAWTSKIRPLKSSIITQVFHVPLEERKYNNINQFGEGDQAKVCVDIMHKTGAHLELSLAKDQGLSIMVSGKLDAVMKARKEIVSRLQTQASATVAIPKEHHRFVIGKNGEKLQELELKTATKIQIPRPDDPSNQIKISGTKEGLEKAKHEILLISAEQDKRAVERVNIDKVYHPFITGAYNKLVGEMMQETGARINVPPPSVNKTEIVITGEKEQVALAVTMIKKISEEKKKNSTSIAVEVKKSQHKYVIGPKGNTLQEILDRTGVSVEIPPSDSSSETVILRGEPDRLGQALTEVYAKANSYTVSSVSAPSWLHRFIIGKKGQNLAKITQQMPKVHIEFTEGEDKITLEGPTKDVQMVQSQIETIVTDLVNRMDYAEISVDPKFHRHLIGKGGVNINRIKELHKVTVRIPPDNEKSNLIRIEGDPQGVQEAKKELLELASRMENERTKDLIIEQRFHRAIIGQKGEKIKEVRDKFPEVIINFPDPAQKSDIVQLRGPRTEVEKCSKFMQKIVAEMVENSHSVSVPIFKQFHRNIIGKGGSNIKKIREETNTKIDLPAENSNSEMIVITGKKANCEAARSRILAIQKDLANITELDVSIPSKLHNSLIGSKGRLVRSIMEECGGVHIHFPSEGSGIDKVTIRGPVEEVEKAKQQLLALAEEKQIKSHTAELHAKPEYHKFLIGKGGGNIRKVRDSTGARIIFPTADDKDQELITVVGTEEAVREAQKELEELIKSLDNIVEDTMIIDPKHHRSFVSRRGQVLRDLADEYGGVMVSFPRTGSQSEKVTLKGAKECVEAAKKRMLEIIEDLEAQVTMECVITQKFHRSIMGPKGSRIQQITRDHNVQIKFPEREDPQAAPAEAPVQENGEANGEVKEPVDPNAPKKCDVIVISGRKERCEAAIEALKALVPVTVEVEVPFELHRYIIGQKGSGIRKMMDEFEVNIQVPAPEQQSNKIAITGLASHLDRAKEGLLDRVKELQAEQEDRALRNFKLTITVDPKYHPKIIGRKGAIITNIRTEHDVNIQLPEKSDENQDQITITGYEHKAIAARDAIQSIVDELEGMISEDMTLDSRVHARIIGARGKGIRKIMDEFKVDLRFPQSGAADPNLVTVIGRPELVDEAIDHLLNLEEEYMADVVENEAKMAYMRPSGGSAAAMDEQRGPSKGFVVREAPWTTGNEKAPDMSSSEDFPSFGAPVTTKASPWGPKRF, from the exons ATGAGCTCAGTCGCTGTACTTACGCAGGAAAGCTTCAATGAGCACCGCAGTGGGCTCATGCCGGAGcagagtggtggtggtggtggtgggagtAGTGGGGGTGTTGTTG CTGCCGTAGCAGGACCCAGtgctggagaggaggaggacgcCCTTCCTACCTACAAGGAAGCCTTCCCCCCTCTGCCTGAGAAGGCGGCCACGTCTGAGGGGACCCAGGAACCTGCCAACGCCTGGACATCAAAGATTCGTCCTCTGAAGTCTTCTATTATCACTCAG GTTTTCCATGTGCCGCTGGAGGAGCGCAAGTACAATAACATCAACCAGTTTGGGGAAGGAGACCAAGCAAAGGTCTGTGTGGACATCATGCATAAGACCGGAGCCCACCTGGAACTCTCCTTAGCAAAAGATCAGGGTCTCTCCATCATGGTTTCCGGAAAGCTGGATGCCGTTATGAAGGCCCGTAAGGAGATTGTGTCACGACTGCAGACTCAA GCCTCAGCTACTGTCGCCATCCCTAAAGAGCACCATCGTTTTGTCATTGGCAAAAATGGGGAGAAGCTTCAGGAGCTCGAACTCAAAACTGCCACCAAAATCCAGATCCCACGACCCGACGACCCCAGCAACCAGATCAAGATCTCTGGTACTAAGGAGGGCCTGGAAAAGGCGAAGCATGAGATCCTGTTGATATCTGCTGAGCAG GACAAGCGTGCTGTGGAGAGGGTAAATATTGACAAGGTGTACCACCCCTTCATCACCGGTGCCTACAATAAGCTGGTAGGAGAGATGATGCAGGAGACTGGTGCCCGCATCAATGTCCCCCCTCCAAGTGTGAATAAGACTGAGATTGTCATCACTGGGGAAAAGGAGCAGGTGGCCCTTGCTGTGACTATGATCAAAAAGATTTCTGAAGAGAAG AAGAAGAATTCCACCAGCATTGCTGTAGAGGTGAAGAAGTCTCAGCACAAATATGTGATTGGCCCCAAGGGAAACACCCTGCAGGAGATCCTGGATAGAACTGGCGTCTCAGTCGAGATCCCACCCTCTGACAGCAGCTCAGAAACTGTCATCCTTCGTGGAGAGCCGGACCGCCTGGGTCAGGCTCTCACTGAAGTTTATGCCAAG GCAAATAGTTACACCGTTTCCTCGGTTTCGGCTCCTTCTTGGCTTCATCGTTTCATTATTGGCAAGAAGGGGCAGAACTTGGCAAAGATTACCCAACAAATGCCCAAG GTGCACATCGAGTTCACTGAGGGAGAGGATAAGATCACCCTGGAGGGTCCAACCAAAGATGTGCAAATGGTGCAGAGCCAAATTGAAACTATTGTTACAGATTTG GTAAACCGAATGGACTATGCAGAGATTAGCGTGGATCCCAAATTCCATCGTCATCTAATTGGAAAAGGAGGCGTTAATA TCAACCGCATCAAAGAGCTTCACAAGGTGACCGTCCGCATCCCCCCTGACAACGAGAAGAGCAACCTGATTCGTATTGAGGGGGATCCCCAAGGTGTGCAGGAGGCCAAGAAGGAGCTGCTTGAGCTTGCGTCACGCATG GAGAATGAGCGTACAAAGGACCTGATCATTGAACAGCGTTTTCACAGAGCCATCATCGGCCAAAAAGGAGAGAAGATAAAAGAAGTGCGCGACAAATTCCCAGAG gtcatcATCAACTTCCCCGACCCAGCACAGAAGAGTGACATCGTTCAACTTAGGGGCCCGAGAACTGAGGTTGAAAAATGCTCCAAGTTCATGCAGAAGATTGTGGCTGAGATG GTGGAGAACAGCCACTCTGTCTCTGTCCCAATCTTCAAGCAGTTTCATAGAAACATAATTGGAAAAGGAGGATCAAACATAAAGAAG ATTCGTGAGGAAACTAACACCAAAATTGACCTGCCTGCTGAGAACAGCAACTCTGAGATGATTGTCATCACTGGGAAGAAGGCAAACTGCGAGGCAGCACGGAGCCGTATTCTGGCCATTCAGAAAGACCTG GCGAATATCACAGAACTGGATGTGTCCATCCCCTCGAAGTTGCACAACTCCTTGATTGGGTCGAAGGGCCGTTTGGTCCGCTCCATCATGGAGGAGTGTGGCGGCGTGCACATCCACTTTCCCTCCGAGGGCTCAGGGATCGACAAGGTTACCATCAGAGGCCCTGTAGAGGAGGTGGAGAAAGCCAAGCAGCAACTACTTGCCCTGGCAGAGGAGAAG CAAATAAAGAGTCACACTGCGGAGCTCCATGCAAAGCCAGAATACCACAAGTTTCTCATCGGAAAAGGTGGCGGAAACATCCGTAAGGTTCGTGACAGCACCGGGGCCAGAATCATCTTCCCCACAGCCGACGACAAAGACCAGGAACTGATCACTGTGGTTGGCACAGAGGAAGCGGTGAGGGAGGCCCAGAAGGAGTTGGAGGAACTGATCAAGAGTTTG GATAACATTGTTGAGGACACTATGATCATTGACCCCAAGCACCATCGCTCCTTTGTGAGTCGCCGTGGTCAAGTCCTCAGGGACCTTGCTGATGAGTACGGCGGCGTCATGGTCAGCTTCCCCCGCACAGGTTCGCAGAGCGAAAAGGTCACCCTCAAAGGAGCCAAAGAATGTGTGGAGGCTGCCAAAAAGCGCATGCTGGAGATTATTGAAGACTTG gAAGCTCAAGTGACCATGGAGTGTGTGATTACTCAAAAGTTTCACCGTTCTATTATGGGTCCAAAAGGCTCACGAATTCAGCAGATCACCAGAGATCACAATGTGCAGATTAAATTCCCAGAACGTGAGGACCCACAAG cagctcctgcagaggCACCTGTTCAAGAAAATGGAGAAGCGAACGGTGAAGTGAAGGAACCAGTCGATCCAAATGCGCCCAAAAAGTGTGACGTGATTGTGATTTCTGGCCGCAAGGAGCGCTGCGAGGCTGCCATAGAAGCATTGAAG GCCTTGGTTCCTGTGACTGTTGAGGTGGAAGTGCCTTTTGAGCTTCATCGATACATCATTGGCCAGAAAGGAAGCGGAATTCGCAAGATGATGGATGAATTTGAG GTAAATATTCAAGTGCCTGCTCCTGAGCAGCAGTCTAATAAAATTGCAATCACCGGCTTGGCCAGTCACCTCGACCGCGCCAAAGAAGGCCTCTTGGATCGAGTCAAAGAGCTGCAGGCTGAGCAGGAGGACCGG GCACTCAGGAACTTCAAGCTGACCATCACTGTGGACCCTAAGTATCACCCCAAAATCATTGGACGCAAGGGTGCCATTATTACCAACATCCGCACCGAGCATGATGTTAACATCCAGCTCCCAGAGAAGAGCGACGAAAACCAG gATCAGATAACTATTACAGGGTATGAGCACAAAGCCATAGCTGCACGAGATGCCATCCAGTCTATTGTGGATGAGCTGGAAGGGATGATCTCTGAGGACATGACCCTGGACAGCAGGGTCCATGCCCGCATCATTGGAGCTCGTGGCAAGGGCATCCGCAAGATCATGGACGAGTTTAAG GTTGATCTCAGGTTCCCCCAGAGTGGAGCTGCAGACCCAAACCTAGTGACAGTCATAGGTCGCCCTGAGCTTGTGGATGAAGCCATTGACCATCTCCTTAACCTAGAAGAGGAATAT ATGGCTGATGTTGTGGAAAATGAGGCAAAGATGGCTTACATGCGGCCATCCGGTGGAAGCGCTGCTGCGATGGATGAACAACGTGGCCCATCCAAAGGTTTTGTTGTGAGGGAGGCTCCCTGGACAACAGGCAATGAGAAG GCCCCCGATATGAGCAGCTCTGAAGATTTCCCAAGCTTTGGAGCCCCGGTAACAACAAAGGCATCACCCTGGGGACCCAAGCGCTTCTAA